Proteins from a genomic interval of Oncorhynchus mykiss isolate Arlee chromosome 21, USDA_OmykA_1.1, whole genome shotgun sequence:
- the nmes1 gene encoding Normal mucosa of esophagus-specific gene 1 protein (The RefSeq protein has 2 substitutions compared to this genomic sequence) — protein MKDLLYTVRIDTEWNLKNKMKFGLIQVMRKRKQVIPLIGCMALSTAGAIFASLYFLFTKNDAILNKSRIPEPWEGVDPSKPQKLVTINQKWRPIEELEQVKSMTR, from the exons ATGAAGGATTTACTATACACAGTAAGAATTGATACCGAATggaatttgaaaaacaaaatgaagTTTGGATTGATTCAGATTATGAGGAAGAGGAAACAG GTGATTCCTCTGATTGGCTGCATGGCATTGTCTACTGCTGGAGCCATCTTTGCCTCCCTCTACTTCCTATTTACAAAGAATGATGTCAT TTTAAATAAAAGTAGAATCCCTGAACCCTGGGAGGGAGTGGACCCATCTAAACCACAGAAG CTGGTCACCATCAACCAGAAGTGGAGGCCGATTGAAGAACTGGAACAGGTGAAGAGCATGACAAGGTGA